A window of Nerophis ophidion isolate RoL-2023_Sa linkage group LG17, RoL_Noph_v1.0, whole genome shotgun sequence contains these coding sequences:
- the nefma gene encoding neurofilament, medium polypeptide a, producing MDAIGSPFRRTMDARTSSYGYCRLAGAPSSGFRSSQTTWSRASPGSGVSVSYRRSANKPRTEITELSQSSLLSADACRRSNEKEQLQGLNDRFAVYIDKVHYLEQQNKQIEDEIQALRSQQASRSQLGDHYDRELQELRDTLEQIHRDKAQIQLDADHLDDDIQRVRERLDEEARIREDAEAIIRVLKKDAGDSELLKSELEKKVQSLQDEIAFIRNNHEEEVSELLGHIQASQVTVERRDPQRADITEALREIRSELEGHSNQNLQQAESWFVCHYAKLNEAAEQNKDAIKSARDEISDYRRQLQTKTVELESVRGTRDSLERQLSDIEDRHNGDLSSLQETIHQLDNELKSTKWEMARHLREYQDLLNVKMALDIEIAAYRKLLEGEETHFSTYSHRPAVSASKMSRVMSEAPKMKVQHKFVDEIIEETRVEDEKADMEEALAEIAQELSATLEGSAGEEEEEDEEEDEEEEGEGEVAQEEIIAATDAKVSSQAPVKEEEGDEEEDGDEEEEGEEGEEEENEEDDDEESKGDDEANDEGEVEETILCAKAQGIKALLEKAKVEELQEEEEASGGEEEAEEEDEEEEKYKADNKDKKGDAKTEETIVAKVEVQKTGAIKVEAKKEEIVKTKPAKPESLKPESPKTCSPQSESPKPSSPKSVSLKVGSPKTESPKPSSPKSESPKAGSPKSESPKARSPKSESPKPSSPKSESPKPTSPKSESPKAGSPKSESPKLSSPNLESPKAGSPKSESPKTSSPKLESPKASSPKSESPKPISPKAGSPKSESPKPVSPKAGSPKSESPKPVSPKAESPKSECPKSAPPEEDTPKISSPKAESPKSESPKPASSPKDDLPKAHYPKAESPKSESPKTVSPKAESPKSESPKPASPKEESKAISPKAESPQSESAKADSQKAESPKTEPTKSKVPQPDEVKKSDLTEDKMTKDVAMNGDVDKTSPVQEEIKDEGDNVITNGVDESLIKDDGSQKVVITKTVETITTGDNGSQLVTKSVTVTETVKEVEEVLQDTMVSTVKTEKHSIQSIKQVTESE from the exons ATGGACGCCATCGGGAGCCCCTTTAGGAGAACTATGGATGCGAGGACGAGCAGCTACGGTTACTGCCGCTTAGCCGGCGCCCCCTCCAGCGGCTTCCGCTCCTCCCAGACGACGTGGTCCCGGGCCAGTCCCGGCTCCGGCGTGAGCGTGTCGTACCGGAGGAGCGCGAACAAGCCCCGCACAGAGATCACGGAGCTCAGCCAGAGTTCGCTGCTGAGCGCGGACGCCTGCAGGCGCTCCAACGAAAAGGAGCAACTCCAAGGGCTCAACGACCGCTTCGCCGTGTACATCGACAAGGTGCACTACCTGGAGCAGCAGAACAAGCAGATCGAGGACGAGATCCAGGCCCTGAGGAGCCAGCAGGCGTCCCGCTCCCAACTGGGCGACCACTACGACCGGGAGCTGCAGGAGCTGCGCGACACGCTTGAGCAGATCCACCGCGACAAGGCGCAGATTCAGCTGGACGCCGACCACCTGGACGACGACATCCAGCGAGTCAGGGAGCGCCTGGACGAGGAAGCCCGCATCCGCGAGGACGCCGAGGCCATCATCCGCGTCCTCAAGAAGGACGCCGGAGATTCTGAGTTGCTTAAGTCCGAGCTGGAGAAGAAAGTGCAGTCCTTGCAGGACGAGATTGCCTTCATCCGCAACAACCACGAAGAGGAGGTGAGCGAACTGCTGGGTCACATCCAGGCGTCCCAGGTGACCGTGGAGCGCAGGGACCCTCAGAGGGCCGACATCACCGAGGCTCTGCGGGAGATCCGCAGCGAGCTGGAGGGCCACTCCAACCAGAACCTGCAGCAGGCGGAGAGCTGGTTCGTGTGCCACTACGCCAAACTCAACGAGGCGGCGGAGCAGAACAAGGACGCCATCAAGTCCGCCCGGGACGAGATCAGCGACTACCGGCGCCAGCTGCAGACCAAGACGGTCGAGCTGGAGTCAGTCCGCGGCACAAGAGACTCGCTGGAGAGGCAGCTGAGTGACATCGAGGACCGCCACAACGGCGACCTGTCCAGCCTGCAG GAGACAATCCACCAGCTGGATAATGAGCTCAAGAGCACCAAATGGGAGATGGCACGTCATCTGCGTGAGTACCAGGACCTGCTCAATGTCAAGATGGCCCTGGACATCGAGATTGCTGCATACAG AAAACTCCTGGAGGGCGAGGAGACCCACTTCAGCACTTACTCCCATCGTCCGGCTGTCTCCGCCTCCAAGATGTCAAGGGTTATGTCAGAAGCTCCCAAAATGAAAGTGCAACATAAGTTTGTAGATGAGATCATTGAGGAGACCAGGGTGGAGGATGAAaaggccgacatggaggaggccCTGGCTGAGATAGCACAGGAGCTCTCTGCCACACTGGAAGGCAGCGctggagaagaagaggaggaggatgaagaagaagatgaagaggaaGAGGGGGAAGGTGAGGTGGCTCAGGAGGAAATCATAGCTGCAACTGATGCTAAAGTTAGTTCACAAGCACCCGTCAAGGAAGAAGAAGGGGATGAAGAGGAAGATGGGGATGAGGAAGAAGAGGGTGAAGAAGGTGAGGAAGAGGAAAATGAAGAAGATGACGATGAGGAGAGCAAAGGAGATGATGAGGCAAATGACGAGGGAGAAGTGGAGGAAACCATCCTATGTGCCAAAGCTCAGGGGATTAAAGCCTTGCTTGAGAAGGCAAAAGTCGAGGAATTACAAGAGGAAGAAGAGGCCAGTGGGGGAGAAGAGGAAGCCGAAGAAGAGGATGAGGAAGAAGAAAAGTATAAAGCAGATAACAAGGACAAAAAGGGCGATGcaaaaactgaggaaactattgtAGCCAAAGTGGAAGTTCAAAAAACAGGAGCTATAAAAGTTGAAGCCAAAAAGGAAGAAATTGTCAAAACCAAACCAGCAAAACCAGAGTCTCTCAAACCTGAATCCCCCAAAACTTGTTCTCCTCAATCAGAATCCCCAAAACCGAGTTCTCCAAAGTCAGTATCTCTAAAGGTTGGTTCACCGAAAACTGAATCCCCGAAACCGAGTTCTCCAAAGTCAGAATCTCCAAAGGCTGGTTCACCTAAATCTGAATCCCCAAAGGCAAGATCTCCGAAGTCAGAATCCCCAAAACCTAGTTCCCCAAAGTCAGAATCCCCCAAACCAACTTCCCCGAAGTCAGAATCCCCAAAGGCTGGTTCTCCGAAGTCAGAATCTCCAAAACTTAGCTCCCCAAATTTAGAATCTCCAAAGGCTGGTTCTCCAAAGTCAGAATCTCCAAAAACTAGCTCCCCAAAGTTAGAATCTCCAAAGGCCAGTTCCCCGAAGTCTGAATCCCCAAAACCGATCTCCCCAAAGGCTGGTTCCCCAAAGTCTGAATCCCCAAAACCTGTCTCCCCAAAGGCTGGTTCCCCAAAGTCTGAATCCCCAAAACCTGTCTCCCCAAAAGCTGAATCTCCTAAATCAGAATGCCCCAAGAGCGCACCACCCGAAGAGGACACACCAAAGATTAGCTCTCCTAAAGCAGAATCCCCTAAATCAGAATCTCCAAAGCCTGCCTCCTCCCCCAAAGACGATTTACCAAAAGCTCATTATCCAAAAGCAGAATCTCCTAAATCAGAATCACCAAAGACAGTATCCCCAAAAGCAGAATCCCCTAAATCAGAATCCCCCAAGCCTGCCTCCCCCAAAGAAGAGTCAAAGGCCATCTCTCCAAAAGCAGAGTCCCCCCAATCAGAATCGGCAAAAGCTGACTCACAAAAGGCAGAATCTCCCAAAACAGAACCTACCAAATCTAAAGTGCCACAGCCTGACGAAGTCAAAAAGAGCGACTTGACGGAAGACAAGATGACAAAAGACGTAGCTATGAATGGAGACGTAGACAAGACCAGCCCAGTGCAGGAAGAGATAAAGGACGAGGGCGACAATGTGATCACTAACGGCGTAGACGAGAGCCTAATCAAAGATGACGGCAGTCAGAAGGTGGTGATCACCAAAACCGTGGAGACCATAACAACTGGGGACAACGGCTCGCAGCTGGTGACTAAGTCTGTCACTGTAACAGAGACGGTGAAGGAGGTGGAGGAAGTGCTGCAGGACACGATGGTCTCCACCGTCAAGACGGAGAAGCACTCCATCCAATCTATCAAGCAGGTGACGGAGAGCGAATGA
- the pgam2 gene encoding phosphoglycerate mutase 2, which translates to MAAVHRLVIVRHGESSWNQENRFCGWFDADLSEKGMEEAKRGAQAIKEAGMKFDICYTSVLKRAIKTLWTIMEGTDQMWLPVIRTWRLNERHYGGLTGLNKAETAAKHGEEQVKIWRRSFDIPPPSMDKDHSYHSIISESRRYKNLKAGELPTCESLKDTIARALPFWNDVIAPEIKAGKNVIIAAHGNSLRGIVKHLEGMSDAAIMELNLPTGIPIVYELDANLKPVKPMSFLGDEETVKKAMEAVAAQGKVKK; encoded by the exons ATGGCCGCTGTTCATCGTCTGGTTATTGTTCGACATGGTGAGAGCTCCTGGAACCAGGAGAACCGCTTTTGCGGCTGGTTTGATGCAGACCTCAGTGAGAAGGGTATGGAGGAGGCCAAGCGGGGAGCTCAAGCCATCAAGGAGGCTGGCATGAAGTTTGACATCTGCTACACCTCCGTGCTTAAACGTGCCATCAAGACCTTGTGGACCATCATGGAAGGTACGGACCAGATGTGGCTTCCCGTAATCCGTACTTGGCGCCTCAATGAGCGTCACTACGGGGGCCTCACCGGTCTCAACAAGGCCGAGACAGCCGCCAAACACGGTGAGGAGCAGGTGAAAATCTGGCGTCGCTCCTTCGACATCCCACCACCATCTATGGACAAGGACCACTCCTATCACTCCATCATCAGTGAG TCCAGACGCTACAAGAACCTGAAGGCTGGTGAGCTGCCTACATGCGAATCCCTGAAGGACACCATTGCTCGCGCCCTGCCGTTCTGGAACGACGTCATCGCGCCTGAAATCAAAGCCGGAAAGAACGTTATCATCGCAGCCCACGGCAACAGTCTCCGCGGTATCGTCAAACACTTAGAAG GCATGTCTGATGCCGCCATCATGGAGCTAAACCTGCCCACTGGAATCCCCATTGTGTACGAGCTGGACGCCAACCTGAAGCCTGTGAAGCCAATGTCCTTCTTGGGTGATGAGGAGACCGTGAAGAAGGCCATGGAGGCCGTGGCTGCCCAGGGCAAAGTGAAGAAGTAA